The Flammeovirga yaeyamensis genome segment ATGGATTCGAGTTTTTACCAGAAAGCGACGAAATGTATCCGAATTTCTATGCCTATATCCAAGGAGGTACTTCTCATAAAGTATTGATTAATACTGTAAGAGGGTATGCCGGTATTACTGTAGATGCAGTAGCTGATATTCAATATACTTACTCAGTAAACTTCTCTACAGATGGAAATATTATCATTGATCCTGGTTTTAATGGTGATCCTATTGAATTTGATCCTATTACAAATCCAATGAAACCTATCGTAGCTTTTGAAGATATTTTAGGAGCTGAAGACCTATCATTTGATTATTTTACTGGTGTGGTGACAGGTATATCATCAGAAAGAAGAGACGGTACACACCAAGTACATTTCTTTGGTGCTACTGGAATGGATAGAAAAGAGGTAATTCATTTATCTGATGTTAACCCATCTTTTGATGTTGAAACGAACTCAAAAGAATTACATATGTCTATTTATGTAAATGACTACTCCTCAAAATCAGTATCTTTATTTGCTGATGGAACAGTTAGAGATACTGTAGGTGATAAGTTATATAATTCTTGGTCTGAATTCGCTAATGCCAACCCAGATGTAACAATTACTACAACTTGGATCGAAGGAGTTAAAGTAAACTGTAACTTTATTGTAAGAATTGGGTGGTCTTCAAATAAAGAAAAAGTGAACTTCACATTGAATGGTCTAAGTTACTAATTCATGGTATTTTGATGATGAGAAAAAGGCTGCTTCCATTTGAAAGCAGCCTTTGTTATTTGGTTTATTAAGGAAATACAAGGCTACTTCCGAAGTGAGCAGCCTTGAATAATCAGTATCAATCGACATGAATGGAGGAGTCTTCTTCAACTAACTTTTTGAATTCAAAGTCATCCTCTATTTCATCTGATTTGCACCGATCACACGAAATTGATAATAAGGTTATTAAAATAGTTAATACAAAGAGGCGCATTATTCTATTACTATAGTGTCATCTACTTCTTCAAGATCTTCGAAAGCAAAGTTTAAACCTTCAAAAGTCTTTACTCTTGGCGTTAAAGATTTGTCGATGATTAGACCAAATCCTTTTGCTTTTCCAGGAGTAACCATTTGATTTGGATAATCTTCTGCTTTGAAGTCCCATCTTTTATTAACACCACCTTCTACTAGTTCGCCTTCTTCATCGATTTCTCTAATAGTTAAAGCAATTTTGATCTTAGCACCTGTTGTTAAAACACAGCTAGAAACATCAATCCAACCTGCTGACCCAGAGAAGAACATAGGAGCAGTTTTGTCAGTTACATTACCATCTGCATCATAGGCGTGAACATTTAAAATTGCTTGATAGAAACGAGGCATTTCTTGATCTTCAAACATAGCAGCAACAGTCATTCTACCGTTTTGAGGATTCATTTCAAAAGTTTCAAGAGTTGTTGTTGTATTCACATCTTTTACTTGAGGTGTTGCTTCATATGCCACAATAGGGTTACGAGAAGATCTTGCAACATTTAACACCTCAGAAATTGTGATGTTTGGGTCCAGTTCATTAATTCTATTCATGATCATGATATCTGCAGAACCACAATCATAGCTGTAAGAAGCACTAAACTCTCTAGCGTTACCAAAAGGAACATCTATTAGTTTTCCTCCCTCTGTGTCTGTTGGAGGTACAAATGCCCAAGGCTCTCCATCTTGTGTTTTACCATCAATAGTAAACATGATTTCAGATTGGTTAATCCAATCTACAGCAGCTGTTCTTGCATTAGATAGTGTAGGTGCACCTACTTTAACAGCTAGATCTACTGTTTCTAATTCAGGACCTACTTCAGGTTGTTCATCTTGATTTGTACATGAGAACATGAAAGATGCTAATAAAGCACCTAAAAATAAGGGTAAATTTTTCATTTTTAATGATTGAATTTAAAGTTGTTTTAGTAAATACAATAGAAAGATTTCTATCGTTTGTTTAGCTGAAACTATATAAGGTAAAGAATATAATTTCAAGGGTTTAGGTTTCGTGTGACCACTAAAGAAACGATGTTACTTTAGTCTTCGGGTAGGTGAATTTGCTAGAAAATTGTTTTCTACATAGTAATACTGATTAAAATTAAATAATTGATGTCTATCCGATAGAAGAAAAACAAAAGACACATTCGATGAATGTAGGATATCAAATACGATCCAATAGAAATTATCTTATTGTGATTGAAACACCGAATAGAAGGGTACTCATCGCTTACGACGAGTTGGGGTAAAGAATATGATTAGTTATCTATATTTTCAATTAGTTTTTGGATTTTTGAGTAAAGTTTTTAGTGTTATACGAAGGTCTTTTTTTGTATAACAATCTAAATGTCGCAATAAAATTTTAACGTTCTTAATTATTTTTGTTAATGAATGTTTTTGAGTATTAAGGGATAAAATGATCCTTTTTTATTATGTATGACAAGTTTTATTATTAGATATTTATTTTCTAATAAATTGATAATGTATTTATTAGAATATCATAATTTAAAATATAAATTGTGATATAAATTCGTCGAAAATAGTATATTCAGTTGGAAATGACTAGCGAGTAGATAATGTTATCTAAAAGTCTATTCTAAATGTTAAATTTTTATTTTTAAATGTAAGGGTTCTGTTTTTTCATAAAGTGAATGAAAAAAGTGTTTATAAAAAAGGTCCTTGCATTGCTACAAGAACCTTTTTTCCTTTACGGATTCAAATCATCCAATTCTTTTGTCTTTTTCTCCTTCCAACTTTTTTTCTTATCCGTTTTCAGTAAGATTTTTCTATCCCACTTTAGTTGTTTGATCAATCGACTTTTTAATTCATCCGATATGGACTCTTGTCCTTTTTTGTATTTTTCTTCCGATACCTCATCTATCAAATCACTTAATTGATGCGAAAGTAAAGCTTCGAATAATGTCTGCTTGTAATTACTCACACTCTGGTTGGGAAGTAAGTTGATCCAAATAGTAAATAATTGAAGGATCTCATTTATTTTCTTTTTCTTGATAGCGGATATCAAATGGCCGAAAGCGACCGATTCTTGATAACTGAAAGTGGATTTTTTCTTCTGAATGAAGGTACTCACTTTTTGATCTGGGCGGTAGCGATAAACCATCAATAAAATGATACATACCGCAAGAATTTCTTTCCACTGAACTGGTACGTAATCCTCCCAAGTTTTTTCTTCCACCGCTTCTTGAGGTTCTTGTACCTGATTCAACTTGTTTAAACTATCCTGAAGTGAAGCTAACATGCTTAAGTTAGGATTTTCAGCAATTGTGATTTTTCTGTCTTTAGAAGTGACAACTTTTGATTTTTTATTGTAGGGGTGATAGTACCTCACCTTAATACCTGGAATCTCAAAAGTTCCGGCCTCTTGAACTAAGTAAGTAATTACTTGTCTTTGAGTACCTGATATATACCCTTCGTTATTATTATAATTCGAGTTACTTGGTGCTTCAGGGTATACACCTGCCCACGATAAAGAATCAAATTCTCTCACGGGAATAAGTGGTCCCAATGTATTGCCTGCTGTAATCGTGATGGTTCTTTTCAGCACATCACCTACTTTTACTTTAGACAAATCTTTGTTCCAAGTATCCTTCAAACGAACATTAGTAGAAACCAACCACTCTTTGGGATCTTCGCCTAATGGAGGAGGGACTACTTTTATGGTCTTTTCTTTCGTCTTAAGAATTCTCTTTTTCCCTTTGTAATCGCCTGGATCGGGTGTTTCCACTTCTAAAGTTAGAGAAGGGAAAGTGTTGTCGCCCGCACTGAAAGGGAATACCCAATAGGTTTGCTGAACGCCTGCATATTTATATTTCCCAATTTGCATGGAGTTGGGGACGGCTCTGCCATCCTTTACCATCAAGGCATTGGGTAGTTGGAAATCCTCGAAATTGAGACCTTTTGTAAACCAAGTAGTGGTATAAATGGATAGCTGCACTTTAAATGGCTCTCCCACCATCACTTGTTTTTTATTTACCTTAGTGGTGGTAAACAAAGTGGCTCTTTCTTGTGCCCAAACCGATACTCCCAACAGTAGGCACATTGCTGTAAATATGTACTTTCTTACCATTTTTGATCAGTAGGTTTAGGTTTATTCTCGTTGGTTAAGTATTGGTATTTGAATTTCTTCTTCAAGAACGTACTCGGTTCCAATTTTACCTGACGAATCATACTTGCTTTGGATTGACTCTTTGATGCCGAAAACTGCATCTCTAAAAGCTCCTCCATGCTTGGATTTATTTCTTTCTCACCCATTTCTTGGATGGTTTCAGATTCTCCTTCTGCTTTACGATCCGAATTTTGAGCTGATTCTTGTTCTAGTTCACCTGCTTCGGGCTCATAGATTTTACCTTGCATGGCTTTGTCTTTTCCTAAACTGCTCTCTTCAGACATATTGATGTTGATCAATCGCAACTGTTCGTTAGCAATGACAAGGTTCTTTTGAGCAGGTTCCAAAGTGGGGTCAATATCCAAAGCCATTTGAAAGGCTTGTTGTGCCGCTTCCCAATTCC includes the following:
- a CDS encoding BatD family protein, which translates into the protein MVRKYIFTAMCLLLGVSVWAQERATLFTTTKVNKKQVMVGEPFKVQLSIYTTTWFTKGLNFEDFQLPNALMVKDGRAVPNSMQIGKYKYAGVQQTYWVFPFSAGDNTFPSLTLEVETPDPGDYKGKKRILKTKEKTIKVVPPPLGEDPKEWLVSTNVRLKDTWNKDLSKVKVGDVLKRTITITAGNTLGPLIPVREFDSLSWAGVYPEAPSNSNYNNNEGYISGTQRQVITYLVQEAGTFEIPGIKVRYYHPYNKKSKVVTSKDRKITIAENPNLSMLASLQDSLNKLNQVQEPQEAVEEKTWEDYVPVQWKEILAVCIILLMVYRYRPDQKVSTFIQKKKSTFSYQESVAFGHLISAIKKKKINEILQLFTIWINLLPNQSVSNYKQTLFEALLSHQLSDLIDEVSEEKYKKGQESISDELKSRLIKQLKWDRKILLKTDKKKSWKEKKTKELDDLNP